Proteins from a genomic interval of Desulfovibrio litoralis DSM 11393:
- the rplP gene encoding 50S ribosomal protein L16, which yields MLSPSRTKFRKRQKGRLKGPAVKGSNIAFGDIGLKAMEHGKLTSQQIEAARIAMMRHIKRGGKVWIRIFPDQSYTSKPLEVRMGSGKGSPAGWYAPVKPGRILYEIKGVSLDLAKRALTLAAHKLPVRTNIVVKEGAF from the coding sequence ATGTTGAGCCCATCTAGAACAAAATTCCGTAAGCGTCAAAAAGGACGCTTGAAAGGACCTGCTGTTAAAGGTTCCAATATCGCTTTTGGTGATATTGGCTTGAAAGCTATGGAACACGGTAAGCTGACTTCTCAACAGATCGAAGCTGCTCGTATTGCCATGATGCGTCATATTAAGCGTGGTGGTAAAGTTTGGATTCGTATATTTCCGGATCAATCTTATACTTCTAAACCGCTTGAAGTGCGTATGGGTTCAGGTAAAGGTTCACCGGCTGGTTGGTATGCACCAGTTAAGCCGGGTCGTATTTTATACGAAATCAAGGGCGTTAGCTTAGATTTAGCGAAACGTGCTTTAACTTTAGCCGCTCACAAGCTCCCTGTAAGAACCAATATTGTGGTTAAGGAGGGTGCATTCTAA
- the rpsC gene encoding 30S ribosomal protein S3, with product MGQKVHPFGFRLGYNKNWQSRWFSTKEYPAFVFEDHKIRKYVKKLLFSAGLANIEIERAGGKVRLILSTARPGIVIGRKGAEIEKLRSDLKRKFGCDFNIEVNEIRRPEIDAQLVAENIAQQLERRVAFRRAMKRTVSMSRKFGAEGIKINCSGRLAGAEIARTEWYRDGRVPLQTLRADIDYGFAEANTTYGIIGVKVWIFKGELLDKEVEQ from the coding sequence ATGGGTCAGAAAGTACATCCCTTCGGATTCCGGCTTGGGTATAATAAAAACTGGCAGTCTCGCTGGTTTAGCACAAAAGAATACCCTGCCTTCGTCTTTGAGGATCACAAAATCCGCAAATATGTTAAAAAACTTCTCTTTAGTGCCGGTCTTGCCAATATAGAAATTGAGCGTGCCGGTGGAAAAGTTCGTCTTATTCTTTCAACCGCCCGTCCCGGTATTGTTATCGGACGCAAGGGTGCTGAAATTGAAAAATTAAGAAGCGATCTTAAAAGAAAGTTTGGTTGTGACTTCAATATTGAAGTTAATGAAATTCGCCGCCCTGAAATCGATGCACAGCTTGTTGCCGAGAATATCGCTCAGCAACTAGAACGTCGCGTTGCTTTTAGAAGAGCCATGAAACGTACTGTTTCCATGAGTCGTAAATTTGGAGCAGAAGGTATCAAAATCAACTGTTCCGGTCGTTTGGCTGGTGCTGAAATCGCACGTACCGAATGGTATCGTGATGGTCGAGTGCCTCTGCAAACTTTACGTGCAGATATCGATTATGGTTTTGCTGAAGCCAACACAACTTACGGCATAATTGGCGTAAAAGTGTGGATTTTCAAAGGCGAGCTTTTAGATAAAGAGGTTGAACAATAA
- the rplV gene encoding 50S ribosomal protein L22 produces the protein MQAKAIAKNVRITARKARLVARNVKGMPVENALNVLKFTPKKAANIIYQVMRSALANAEDQLAGVDIDAMMVKDVIVNEGPTWKRFMPRSQGRANNIMKRTSHITVILSE, from the coding sequence ATGCAAGCTAAAGCAATTGCAAAAAACGTACGTATTACTGCACGCAAAGCACGCTTGGTCGCCCGCAACGTTAAGGGTATGCCGGTTGAAAATGCTTTAAATGTGTTGAAGTTTACGCCAAAAAAAGCAGCAAATATCATTTATCAGGTTATGCGTTCTGCTCTTGCTAACGCAGAAGATCAATTAGCCGGTGTTGATATTGATGCTATGATGGTTAAAGATGTCATTGTTAACGAGGGTCCAACCTGGAAGCGCTTTATGCCACGTTCTCAAGGACGTGCGAATAATATCATGAAACGCACCAGTCACATTACTGTGATACTCTCAGAATAG
- the rpsS gene encoding 30S ribosomal protein S19, with amino-acid sequence MPRSLKKGPFVDVSLQKKVDTANENKDRRVIKTWSRRSTILPEMVGITFAVHNGKKFVPVFVTENMVGHKLGEFSLTRTFHSHSGDKKAKGKK; translated from the coding sequence ATGCCAAGATCACTTAAAAAAGGTCCCTTTGTGGACGTTTCTCTCCAGAAAAAAGTGGATACAGCGAATGAAAATAAAGACCGTAGAGTTATTAAAACTTGGTCTCGCCGTTCCACTATCCTTCCAGAAATGGTTGGAATTACCTTTGCGGTTCATAACGGTAAAAAGTTCGTGCCTGTTTTTGTAACAGAAAACATGGTCGGACATAAACTTGGTGAGTTTTCTTTAACTCGTACCTTTCATAGCCATTCTGGCGACAAAAAAGCCAAAGGCAAGAAATAG
- the rplB gene encoding 50S ribosomal protein L2 translates to MSVRILKPTSPGRRGMTAYTFDEITRSTPEKSLVKGITESSGRNSYGRITSRRRGGGHKRLYRIIDFKRDKMGIPAKVAHIEYDPNRTARIALLHYADGEKRYILSPVDLKVGDQVISGVDADIKAGNALPMVRIPVGTILHNIELSPGRGGQFCRAAGTYAQLVAKEGKYALLRMPSGEVRKVLSAGIATIGQVGNIHHENMNLGKAGRNRWLGQRPKVRGVAMNPVDHPLGGGEGRSSGGRHPVTPWGKPTRGYKTRDRNKASTKLIVKRRSK, encoded by the coding sequence ATGTCTGTCCGCATTTTAAAACCCACCTCCCCTGGGCGCCGTGGCATGACCGCTTATACCTTTGACGAAATTACTCGCTCAACACCTGAGAAGTCATTAGTTAAAGGAATAACCGAAAGTTCAGGACGTAACAGCTACGGCAGAATAACAAGCCGTAGACGTGGCGGAGGGCATAAACGCCTTTATCGTATAATTGATTTCAAACGAGACAAAATGGGTATTCCTGCTAAGGTTGCTCATATTGAATATGACCCTAACCGTACGGCTCGTATTGCTTTATTGCATTACGCCGATGGTGAAAAACGTTATATTTTGTCTCCGGTTGATTTAAAAGTCGGCGATCAGGTTATTTCCGGTGTCGACGCAGATATTAAAGCCGGCAATGCGTTACCTATGGTACGTATTCCTGTTGGTACCATTTTGCACAACATTGAACTTAGCCCGGGTCGTGGCGGTCAATTTTGTCGTGCAGCCGGTACTTATGCACAACTTGTAGCCAAAGAAGGTAAATATGCTCTTTTGCGTATGCCTTCCGGGGAAGTGCGCAAAGTACTTTCCGCAGGTATTGCAACAATAGGTCAGGTTGGTAATATCCATCACGAAAATATGAATCTTGGTAAAGCCGGCCGTAATCGCTGGCTTGGTCAAAGACCTAAAGTTCGCGGTGTTGCGATGAACCCTGTTGATCACCCATTAGGTGGTGGTGAAGGTAGAAGCTCTGGTGGTAGACACCCGGTTACACCTTGGGGTAAACCAACTCGTGGCTACAAAACTCGTGATAGAAACAAAGCCTCAACTAAGCTTATTGTTAAGCGCCGCAGCAAGTAG
- the rplW gene encoding 50S ribosomal protein L23: MHFTQVIMRPVVSEKSTAMKDENGKVTFIVNPKANKIEIAKAVEALFSVKVEDVNVVRMRPIARRRQGRVVGKTVGYKKAYVTLASGDKIEFFEGV, translated from the coding sequence ATGCACTTTACACAAGTCATAATGCGCCCTGTGGTGTCTGAAAAGTCTACTGCCATGAAAGATGAAAATGGTAAGGTAACTTTTATCGTGAACCCTAAGGCAAACAAAATTGAGATTGCCAAAGCTGTTGAAGCTTTGTTTTCTGTTAAAGTAGAAGACGTTAACGTCGTTAGGATGCGTCCTATCGCTCGTCGTCGTCAGGGCAGAGTAGTCGGCAAAACCGTCGGTTATAAAAAAGCCTATGTTACTTTAGCAAGTGGCGATAAAATTGAATTTTTTGAGGGAGTATAA
- the rplD gene encoding 50S ribosomal protein L4, translating to MAVVKIYDQHNKEAGEVTLSSDVFEVSPRPEILHLVVRAQRAAKRAGTHATLTRTLMAGGGAKPWRQKGTGRARAGSRNSPIWRGGAVLFGPQPRSYEFKVNKKVKSLALKMALSSRYLNGKLMVVKDIELPEVKTKLFTQVAKVLELEKTLIVAPLKSNNLILSARNVPGVTVITPEDLNVYDVLRHKKLVLLAPALETVEARFK from the coding sequence ATGGCTGTGGTCAAAATTTATGATCAGCACAATAAAGAAGCAGGTGAAGTAACTCTTTCATCTGATGTATTTGAAGTTTCGCCTCGCCCTGAGATACTTCACTTAGTTGTGAGAGCTCAAAGGGCCGCTAAAAGAGCCGGTACTCATGCTACCTTAACCCGTACTTTAATGGCGGGCGGTGGTGCCAAACCTTGGAGACAAAAAGGTACAGGCAGGGCTCGTGCGGGAAGTAGAAATTCCCCGATTTGGCGTGGAGGTGCGGTGCTTTTTGGTCCTCAACCAAGAAGTTATGAATTTAAAGTAAATAAAAAAGTTAAAAGCCTTGCTCTTAAAATGGCTTTGTCTTCACGTTACCTTAATGGAAAATTAATGGTAGTTAAAGACATTGAGTTGCCGGAAGTTAAGACTAAGCTTTTTACTCAGGTAGCTAAGGTTCTTGAGCTTGAAAAAACTCTTATTGTTGCTCCTTTAAAAAGTAATAATCTGATTCTTTCTGCTCGAAATGTTCCGGGTGTTACCGTAATCACTCCTGAAGACCTCAACGTTTATGATGTCTTGCGTCACAAAAAGCTCGTGCTTTTAGCACCAGCTCTTGAGACGGTTGAAGCCAGGTTTAAGTAA
- the rplC gene encoding 50S ribosomal protein L3, whose product MAKKLGILGRKLGMTRVFASDGSVVPVTVIEASPNYIVKVKDEAKDGYHALQLGFETAKEKHVTKPMKGYFAKAGCGLFRKLQEVRLSTPSEYQAGQELNVSIFAPGEKVKISGKSIGKGFQGVMRRWNFAGACSSHGAEKVHRNAGGIGANTEPGKVWKGKKMAGHWGDEQVTVQNLVVVDVRAEENLILVKGAVPGPKNGLILVRKQ is encoded by the coding sequence ATGGCGAAAAAACTTGGAATTTTAGGGCGTAAGCTTGGCATGACCCGTGTCTTTGCCAGTGATGGCTCTGTAGTACCTGTTACAGTTATAGAGGCTAGCCCTAACTATATTGTTAAAGTAAAAGATGAAGCCAAAGATGGCTATCATGCTCTTCAACTTGGTTTTGAAACAGCTAAAGAAAAGCATGTTACAAAGCCAATGAAAGGCTACTTTGCTAAAGCAGGTTGCGGTTTATTCCGCAAACTACAAGAAGTACGTTTATCTACCCCTTCTGAATATCAGGCAGGACAAGAACTTAATGTTTCTATCTTTGCTCCCGGTGAGAAGGTAAAAATTAGTGGTAAAAGCATTGGTAAGGGCTTTCAAGGCGTTATGAGACGTTGGAACTTTGCTGGAGCTTGTTCCTCTCATGGTGCTGAAAAAGTTCATAGAAATGCTGGTGGCATTGGTGCCAATACTGAGCCTGGAAAGGTTTGGAAAGGCAAAAAAATGGCCGGTCACTGGGGTGATGAACAGGTAACTGTACAGAATCTCGTCGTCGTTGATGTACGTGCAGAGGAAAACCTTATCTTAGTTAAGGGTGCTGTTCCTGGTCCTAAAAATGGTCTTATTCTAGTGCGTAAGCAATAA
- the rpsJ gene encoding 30S ribosomal protein S10, which yields MTAVSSDRIRIKLKAYDYRILDKAVAEIVDTAKNTGAGIAGPIPLPTNIHKFTVNRSVHVDKKSREQFEMRIHKRLMDILEPTQQTVDALGKLSLPAGVDVEIKL from the coding sequence ATGACAGCAGTAAGCAGTGATCGTATTAGGATAAAGCTTAAAGCCTACGATTACCGCATCCTAGATAAGGCTGTGGCAGAAATCGTTGATACGGCAAAGAATACAGGTGCAGGCATCGCAGGTCCCATTCCTTTGCCAACAAATATCCACAAATTTACGGTAAACCGCAGCGTTCACGTTGATAAAAAATCTCGTGAACAATTCGAGATGCGAATCCACAAACGTCTCATGGATATCCTTGAGCCAACTCAACAAACCGTAGACGCCCTCGGCAAGCTCTCGCTGCCGGCCGGTGTGGACGTTGAAATTAAACTTTAG
- the glmU gene encoding bifunctional UDP-N-acetylglucosamine diphosphorylase/glucosamine-1-phosphate N-acetyltransferase GlmU — MPCSDTQKSPCQNTISDTFALILAAGKGTRMHSPRPKVLQTLLGDSMLEHVYTATKNIFAEKIYAVIGHGAEQVEKEFKDSDLKFILQSEQLGTGHAVQVSLKTFEKALAKNILIINGDTPLISSNSLQQFLEFCQKEKSDLAFISLSLNDPGSFGRVIYKGKQVTGIIEAKDYDPKIYGDAPKEVNAGIYYLNLEKISPLFSLITKENKSAEYYLTDLISLAYKQGLNVNAFNAGNNPELLGINSPLELVEAEDLLRLQVNKKLLQQGVIIHNPNSVEISTKAIIEPGVEIFGPCRILGKTTVKKGALIEAFTSIINSTVLQDAQIRSYSHIEQATVGEKCIVGPYARLRPESILEENSHVGNFVELKKTKLGKNSKANHLSYLGDSEIGNGVNIGAGTITCNYDGKNKYKTIIQDNAFIGSNTALVAPVTIEKNALIAAGSTITKNVPENNLGIARERQTNLARKK; from the coding sequence ATGCCTTGTTCCGATACCCAAAAATCTCCATGTCAAAACACAATATCCGATACTTTTGCCTTAATTTTAGCCGCCGGAAAGGGAACAAGGATGCACTCCCCTCGCCCCAAGGTTTTGCAAACTTTACTCGGAGACTCGATGCTTGAGCATGTTTATACTGCAACTAAAAATATTTTCGCTGAAAAAATTTACGCAGTTATCGGACACGGAGCAGAACAGGTTGAAAAAGAATTTAAAGACTCTGATTTAAAATTTATCTTACAATCCGAACAACTGGGAACAGGACACGCCGTTCAAGTCAGTCTTAAAACCTTTGAAAAAGCTCTGGCAAAAAATATCTTGATTATTAACGGGGATACGCCTTTAATTTCATCAAACAGCCTACAACAATTTTTGGAATTTTGCCAAAAAGAAAAATCAGACCTGGCCTTTATTAGCTTAAGCCTTAACGACCCGGGTTCTTTCGGGCGAGTTATATATAAGGGTAAACAAGTTACCGGAATTATCGAAGCCAAAGACTATGACCCCAAAATATATGGCGACGCACCAAAAGAAGTTAACGCAGGAATTTATTATCTAAACCTTGAAAAAATAAGCCCGCTCTTTTCTTTGATCACAAAAGAAAATAAAAGTGCCGAATATTACCTAACTGACCTTATTAGCCTTGCCTACAAACAAGGACTCAACGTAAACGCCTTTAATGCCGGAAACAACCCCGAACTTTTAGGAATAAACAGCCCTCTTGAATTGGTGGAAGCAGAAGATTTACTGCGTTTACAAGTAAATAAAAAATTACTGCAACAAGGTGTAATTATTCATAACCCAAATAGTGTGGAAATCTCAACAAAAGCCATTATCGAACCGGGCGTTGAAATATTTGGTCCCTGTCGCATTTTAGGAAAAACAACCGTTAAAAAAGGTGCCCTGATTGAAGCTTTTACCTCGATTATAAACAGTACTGTTTTGCAAGACGCTCAAATTAGAAGCTATTCACATATAGAACAAGCCACTGTGGGAGAAAAGTGTATAGTCGGACCATATGCCCGCCTGCGTCCCGAGAGTATTTTAGAAGAAAATTCTCATGTTGGAAATTTTGTTGAACTAAAAAAGACCAAACTGGGAAAAAACTCAAAGGCTAATCATTTAAGCTATTTGGGAGATTCTGAGATAGGAAACGGCGTTAATATAGGGGCGGGAACAATCACTTGTAACTATGATGGAAAAAATAAATATAAAACAATTATACAAGACAACGCCTTTATCGGCTCAAATACAGCCTTGGTTGCTCCGGTAACTATAGAAAAAAATGCCCTTATTGCTGCCGGTTCAACAATTACTAAAAATGTTCCGGAAAATAATCTCGGAATAGCCCGTGAACGTCAAACCAACTTAGCTCGTAAAAAATAA
- a CDS encoding DMT family protein: MPTFNFTTPLTTIVLLFISNIFMTFAWYGHLKFTARPMVLMILVSWGIAFFEYCFQVPANRIGYGYFNAVELKTIQEVISLSIFMFFSTFYLGENMRWNYVLGFGLICLATFIIFKKW, from the coding sequence ATGCCAACTTTTAATTTTACAACCCCATTAACAACCATAGTTTTATTGTTTATTTCCAATATCTTTATGACCTTTGCATGGTATGGACATCTTAAATTTACCGCCAGACCAATGGTCTTAATGATTTTAGTCAGTTGGGGAATAGCCTTTTTTGAATACTGTTTTCAAGTCCCTGCCAATCGTATTGGTTATGGCTATTTTAATGCGGTTGAGTTAAAAACAATTCAAGAAGTAATTTCTCTAAGCATTTTTATGTTTTTCTCAACTTTTTATCTTGGGGAAAACATGCGTTGGAATTATGTCTTGGGTTTTGGGTTAATTTGTTTGGCGACTTTTATTATTTTTAAAAAGTGGTAA